A part of Solea solea chromosome 8, fSolSol10.1, whole genome shotgun sequence genomic DNA contains:
- the pold2 gene encoding DNA polymerase delta subunit 2 yields MFSDLSVQKQGSSLLCRPASEDQGPVFERTSLSFSPCSQLYTVGDRSFSRQYAHIYAARLMQMRPLLSERAQQKWGCDVLVRKLCDLQTGEQCCIVGTLFKRMDLQPSILKEISEEHNLLPQPTRVKYISEADELILEDELQRIKLEGKIDRDRCVTGSIIAIYGAEKNDGKFTVEDFCTADLPLQTARAALSSDRFVLLASGLGLGSTRADSMLGLQLLVDMVTGQLGDQGEQSGAATISRVLLAGNLLSQSTQDKDASTKPKYLTKKTQAGSVEAIRLLDELLRQLVESVPVDVMPGQYDPTNYTLPQQALHRCMFPLSSVYPTLHLASNPYQADIDGVRFLGTSGQNVADIQRYSSMESHLEILEETLRLRHLAPTAPDTLGCYPFYQKDPFILEECPHVYFSGSAPTFGSKLVRGADGQEVLLVTVPEFSSTQTACLVNLRTLECEPVRFSAFSAEDDEESEMNISH; encoded by the exons ATGTTCTCTGACCTGAGCGTCCAGAAGCAGGGCTCTTCTCTGCTCTGCCGTCCTGCCTCCGAGGACCAGGGGCCAGTTTTCGAGAGGACGTCTCTGTCCTTCAGTCCCTGCTCCCAGCTCTACACGGTCGGGGACAGAAGCTTCAGTCGTCAGTACGCTCACATTTACGCAGCGAGACTCATGCAGATGAGGCCGCTGCTGTCGGAGAGAGCCCAGCAGAAGTGGG GATGCGATGTGCTCGTGAGGAAGCTGTGTGATCTCCAGACCGGGGAGCAGTGTTGCATTGTGGGCACCTTGTTCAAGCGTATGGACTTGCAGCCATCGATTCTGAAAGAAATCAGCGAGGAG caCAACCTGCTGCCACAGCCCACACGAGTGAAGTACATCAGTGAAGCAGACGAGCTGATCTTAGAGGACGAACTCCAGAGGATTAAACTTGAGGGGAAAATAGACAGAGACCGATGTGTCACAG GTAGTATTATTGCTATATATGGAGCTGAAAAGAATGATGGGAAGTTCACCGTTGAGGACTTCTGCACAGCGGATCTCCCTTTGCAGACTGCAAGAGCTGCACTCAGCTcagacag GTTTGTGCTCCTGGCCTCAGGACTTGGTCTTGGTAGTACTCGGGCCGACAGCATGTTGGGGCTACAGCTGCTGGTTGACATGGTAACGGGTCAGCTCGGAGACCAGGGGGAGCAGAGCGGGGCGGCGACTATTTCCAGGGTCCTACTGGCCGGAAACCTCTTGAGCCAAAGCACCCAGGACAAGGATGCATCGACCAAG cCAAAATATCTCACCAAGAAGACTCAGGCCGGGAGTGTGGAGGCCATTCGTCTGCTGGATGAGCTGCTGCGTCAGCTGGTG GAGTCCGTTCCAGTGGATGTAATGCCGGGTCAGTATGACCCGACCAACTACACGCTCCCACAGCAGGCCCTACACCGCTGCATGTTCCCCCTGTCGTCAGTTTATCCCACGCTGCACCTCGCGTCCAATCCATATCAGGCCGACATTGACGGCGTGCG GTTCCTCGGCACATCTGGTCAGAACGTCGCTGACATTCAGAGGTACAGCAGCATGGAGAGTCACCTGGAAATACTGGAGGAAACGTTACGGCTCAGACACCTCGCCCCGACTGCGCCCGACACGCTCG GCTGTTACCCGTTTTACCAAAAAGACCCTTTCATCCTGGAAGAGTGTCCTCATGTTTACTTCAGCGGCAGCGCCCCGACGTTTGGGTCCAAGCTCGTCAGAG GTGCCGACGGCCAAGAAGTTCTGTTGGTTACAGTCCCAGAGTTCAGCAGCACTCAGACAGCGTGTCTGGTCAACTTACGCACTCTTGAGTGCGAGCCCGTCCGCTTCTCGGCCTTCTCCGCTGAAGACGATGAAGAAAGCGAGATGAACATCAGTCACTGA
- the nono gene encoding non-POU domain-containing octamer-binding protein has translation MMQGNKGPQQNHGPRGHAEPKKAGGTNTNGQQPEPMEQCRINEALTLDMDSFRKPGEKTFTQRSRLFVGNLPTGVSEEEIEKLFAKYGKASEIFVNKERGFGFIRLETRIIAEIARAELDDTQFRGRPIRVRFATHGAALSVKNLPEFVSNELLEEAFAVFGQIERAVVVVDDRGRPTGKGIVEYTSKPAARKALDKCSDGAYLLTAFPRPIIVEPMEQLDEDEGLPDKLINKNQQYNKEREQPPRFAQPGSFEFEYAMRWKALMEMEKQQYEMVDRNMKEAQEKLEAEMEAARHEHQVMLMRQDLLRRQEELRRMEELHSQEVQKRKQAELRQEEERRRREEEMRMRNEEMLKRQQEGFRGNFPENREQDMRMHMGGHGMAMNRNSLGGSSGSAGTPGMASENTPMMQGQGNATMPAGGQGGFPRGPGDFGPNNKQRRF, from the coding sequence ATGATGCAGGGAAACAAAGGCCCCCAGCAGAACCACGGCCCCCGCGGCCACGCGGAACCGAAGAAAGCCGGAGGCACGAACACCAACGGCCAGCAGCCCGAGCCCATGGAGCAGTGCCGGATTAACGAGGCCTTAACGCTGGATATGGACAGCTTCAGGAAACCCGGGGAGAAGACGTTCACGCAGCGCAGCAGGCTGTTTGTGGGGAACCTGCCCACCGGAGTCTCCGAGGAAGAGATCGAGAAACTGTTCGCGAAGTACGGGAAAGCCAGCGAGATCTTTGTCAACAAGGAACGAGGCTTCGGCTTCATCCGACTAGAGACCAGAATCATAGCAGAGATCGCCCGAGCAGAGCTGGACGACACTCAGTTCAGAGGCAGACCCATCCGGGTCAGGTTCGCGACACACGGTGCTGCTTTATCTGTGAAAAATCTGCCGGAGTTCGTGTCCAACGAGCTGCTGGAGGAGGCCTTCGCTGTCTTTGGTCAGATAGAGAGAGCCGTGGTCGTAGTCGATGACCGGGGGAGGCCCACGGGGAAGGGAATAGTGGAGTACACCTCGAAACCAGCTGCGAGGAAAGCGCTGGACAAGTGCAGTGATGGTGCCTATCTTCTCACAGCCTTCCCTCGGCCCATCATCGTGGAGCCCATGGAGCAGTTGGATGAAGACGAGGGTCTACCGGACAAGCTCATCAACAAGAACCAGCAGTACAACAAAGAGCGCGAGCAGCCGCCCCGGTTCGCACAACCCGGCTCCTTCGAGTTCGAGTACGCCATGCGCTGGAAGGCGCTGATGGAGATGGAGAAGCAGCAGTACGAGATGGTGGACCGCAACATGAAAGAGGCTCAGGAGAAGCTGGAGGCTGAGATGGAGGCGGCCAGACACGAGCATCAGGTGATGCTGATGAGGCAGGACCTCCTGAGGCGCCAGGAGGAGCTGCGGAGGATGGAGGAGCTCCACAGTCAGGAGGTGCAGAAGAGGAAACAGGCTGAGCTCCGGCAGGAGGAGGAacgcaggaggagagaggaggagatgagaatGCGTAATGAAGAGATGCTGAAGAGGCAGCAGGAGGGCTTCAGAGGCAACTTCCCTGAAAATAGGGAGCAAGACATGAGGATGCACATGGGTGGCCATGGGATGGCCATGAATAGAAACTCTCTGGGTGGCAGTTCTGGTTCTGCTGGTACTCCCGGCATGGCCTCTGAGAATACTCCAATGATGCAGGGGCAAGGAAACGCCACCATGCCTGCAGGGGGTCAGGGTGGCTTCCCCAGAGGTCCTGGAGACTTTGGACCAAACAATAAGCAGCGCAGATTTTGA
- the npc1l1 gene encoding NPC1-like intracellular cholesterol transporter 1, with the protein MVRVAALVALMCSCVVLSDALHEAGICAFYEECAKNPLVEGSLLPVKVPCVDYNPARAVRGKDYKKLARVCPMLDRGENHTFACCSSKQLTSLEASLALSKVVLLRCPSCADNFAHLHCINTCSPNQSQTVKILKVMNVTELNKTIEVVVGYQAFLSTAFAEGSFQSCKNVRIPATGGFAISAMCGRYGAKLCNAQRWFDFQGDSSNGLAPLDIDFTLVKEGDTQGLPKGVIPYNGRALMCNETTPSGGQACSCQDCEESCPSMPPPPPPAAPFILLGMDGFLLVAIILLCLLIFIFLLQLCISSFLKSKKRKDEEKGKRKSKSKDQNSNDVTRMVVEPSDVTCADRNSLAAQAFLSLMFKKWGTVMASYPLTVLLLSAVVVAVFSAGLKDIQLTTDPVELWSAPNSRARQEKDFHDKSFGPFFRTNQIIFTAPNRKGHIYDSLLFGPQNFSGILSKDLIIQLLQLQTRIQNIEFWSEDLNRTATLKDVCFAPLNPSNPSLTDCAVNSLPQYFQNSLDNINAKVNMTELGVTKEVDWRDHLFYCLNSPLSFKDITDLDMSCMADYGAPVFPFLAVGGYENEDYTKAEALIVTFSLNNFPRSDPKFKVAMLWEKEFLKIVQEFQKSPENSFTFAYMSERSLEDEINRTTAEDIPIFMISYAVIFVYIAVALGEYSSWKRILVDSKFLVGMGGILVVASSVLASMGFYSWIGIPSSLVILQVVPFLVLAVGADNIFIFVLEYQRDERRPGEKREEQIGRVLGNVAPSMLLCSLSESICFFLGALSTMPAVKTFALYAALAVLMDFILQVTAFVALLSLDARRQDNNRCEVLCCVTVSTQRPKKRSEGFLLPFMRKYYAPVLLHSYTRIVVMLVFIFMLCGSLFLMFNVTVGLDQELAMPQGSYMLDYFNYLYKYFEVGAPVYFVTKKGFNFNSLDGMNAVCSSVGCDQFSLTQKVQYATSYPDRSYLGIPSNSWVDDFIDWLNPGSKCCRLYTEGPDIGKFCPASESVYRCDSKCMKAPQDGVLRPNVTQFQRFLPDFLGNRPDLQCPKGGLGAYDTAVVRDESGEIIASRFMAYHTPLKNSQEFTAALLKSRELAYNITLSMRNVSGTSPDFEVFPYTVTNVFYEQYLTIVPEGLFNISLCLLPTFVVCCLLLGLDLRSGLLNLLTIVMIIVDTVGVMTLWNIDYNAVALINLVTAVGISVEFVSHMTRSFALSIKGTHVERAKEATANMGTAVFAGVAMTNLPGILVLALAKAQLIQIFFFRLNLVITLLGMAHGLIFLPVLLSYFGPGVNKAVLLQIQQDKAKASQELETRSNMRQVYDNISFDDSETKQEPSSKQAVKDTSAPSTVTKKDELVDRF; encoded by the exons ATGGTCCGTGTTGCTGCCCTCGTCGCTCTGATGTGCTCTTGTGTG GTGCTGTCCGACGCCCTACATGAGGCTGGTATCTGTGCTTTCTATGAAGAGTGTGCAAAGAACCCTCTAGTCGAAGGATCCCTCCTCCCTGTCAAAGTTCCCTGTGTTGACTACAATCCAGCCCGCGCGGTCAGAGGAAAAGACTACAAGAAACTGGCCAGG GTGTGTCCCATGCTGGACCGCGGTGAGAACCACACCTTCGCCTGCTGCTCCAGTAAACAGCTGACGTCCTTGGAGGCCAGCTTGGCGCTGTCCAAAGTCGTGCTGCTCCGCTGTCCATCCTGCGCCGACAACTTTGCCCACCTGCACTGCATCAACACCTGCAGCCCAAACCAAAGCCAGACGGTCAAAATCTTAAAGGTCATGAATGTCACTGAGCTGAACAAGACCATTGAGGTCGTCGTGGGTTACCAGGCGTTTCTCAGCACCGCCTTTGCAGAGGGTTCCTTCCAGTCGTGTAAAAATGTCAGGATCCCTGCGACGGGAGGCTTTGCCATCTCTGCCATGTGCGGCCGCTATGGAGCAAAACTCTGCAACGCCCAGCGCTGGTTCGACTTCCAGGGAGATTCCAGTAACGGGCTGGCTCCTCTGGACATCGACTTCACGCTGGTGAAAGAGGGCGACACCCAGGGTTTACCGAAGGGCGTCATCCCCTACAATGGACGAGCTCTTATGTGCAACGAGACCACGCCGTCAGGAGGTCAAGCCTGCTCCTGCCAAGACTGCGAAGAGTCATGTCCAAGTATGCCTCCCCCTCCGCCGCCCGCCGCCCCCTTCATACTGTTGGGGATGGATGGCTTCCTCCTTGTGGCTATTATCCTACTTTGTCTCCTAATATTTATCTTCCTGCTTCAGCTCTGCATCTCAAGCTTTTTGAAGTCCAAGAAAAGAAAGGACGAAGAgaaagggaaaagaaagagCAAAAGCAAAGACCAGAACAGTAATGATGTGACTCGAATGGTTGTGGAACCTTCAGACGTGACCTGCGCTGACAGGAACAGTCTGGCAGCTCAAGCTTTCCTCAGCTTGATGTTTAAGAAATGGGGAACGGTCATGGCCAGTTATCCGCTCACT GTGCTGCTGTTGTCAGCCGTGGTCGTGGCGGTTTTCAGCGCCGGTCTCAAAGACATCCAACTCACCACAGACCCGGTGGAGCTTTGGTCTGCTCCCAACAGCCGCGCTCGCCAGGAGAAGGACTTCCACGACAAAAGCTTTGGCCCCTTCTTCAGGACAAACCAGATTATCTTCACGGCACCAAACAGAAAAGGCCACATTTATGATTCTCTGCTGTTTGGGCCACAGAACTTCAGCGGGATTTTGTCCAAAGACCTCATCATCCAGCTTCTGCAGCTCCAGACACGAATACAG AACATTGAGTTCTGGTCCGAGGATCTGAACCGAACAGCGACTCTGAAGGACGTCTGCTTTGCACCTCTCAACCCGTCCAACCCGTCCCTGACAGACTGTGCAGTCAACAGTTTACCTCAATATTTCCAGAACAGCTTGGACAACATCAACGCCAAGGTGAACATGACAGAGCTGGGAGTGACCAAAGAGGTGGACTGGAGAGATCATCTGTTCTACTGCTTAAA ctctcctctgtccttcaaAGACATCACAGACTTAGACATGAGCTGCATGGCTGACTATGGAGCTCCGGTCTTCCCTTTTCTAGCTGTGGGAGGTTATGAGA ATGAAGATTACACAAAAGCCGAGGCCTTAATCGTAACCTTCTCCCTCAACAACTTCCCTCGCAGCGACCCCAAATTTAAAGTGGCAATGCTGTGGGAGAAAGAGTTCCTCAAAATCGTCCAAGAGTTCCAGAAAAGTCCAGAGAACAGCTTCACCTTTGCTTACATGTCAGAG AGGTCTCTGGAGGATGAGATTAACCGGACAACAGCGGAGGACATCCCCATCTTTATGATCAGCTATGCTGTCATCTTTGTTTACATTGCTGTTGCGCTGGGGGAATACTCGTCATGGAAACGTATACTG GTGGACTCCAAGTTCCTGGTGGGCATGGGTGGGATCCTGGTGGTGGCCTCTTCCGTCCTCGCGTCCATGGGCTTCTACTCCTGGATCGGGATTCCGTCTTCGCTGGTCATTCTGCAGGTCGTGCCCTTCCTGGTGCTCGCTGTGGGAGCAGACAACATATTCATCTTTGTCCTGGAGTACCAG AGGGACGAGCGAAGGCCCGGTGAAAAACGAGAGGAGCAAATTGGCCGGGTTCTTGGAAACGTGGCTCCCAGCATGCTCCTGTGTAGCCTGTCAGAGTCTATCTGCTTCTTTCTGG GGGCCCTGTCCACGATGCCGGCGGTCAAGACCTTCGCTCTGTATGCCGCTCTGGCCGTGCTCATGGACTTCATCCTTCAGGTCACAGCCTTCGTGGCGCTGCTCTCCCTCGACGCCCGGCGCCAGGACAACAACCGCTGTGAAGTCCTCTGCTGCGTCACCGTGTCCACTCAGCGCCCCAAAAAGCGCAGCGAGGGCTTCCTGCTACCCTTCATGAGGAAGTACTACGCACCTGTGCTGCTGCACAGCTACACCAGGATCGTAGTG ATGTTGGTTTTCATCTTCATGCTTTGTGGATCTTTATTCCTCATGTTCAACGTCACAGTCGGTCTGGATCAGGAGCTCGCCATGCCTCAG GGCTCTTACATGTTGGACTATTTCAATTATCTGTACAAATACTTTGAAGTCGGAGCTCCTGTTTACTTTGTAACAAAGAAGGGCTTCAACTTCAACTCATTGGACGGGATGAACGCCGTGTGCTCCAGCGTGGGCTGCGATCAATTCTCTCTGACCCAGAAAGTCCAGTATGCGACCAGTTACCCTGATCg ATCTTACCTGGGGATCCCCTCCAACTCTTGGGTGGATGATTTCATCGATTGGCTCAACCCTGGATCGAAATGTTGTCGCTTGTACACGGAAGGTCCAGACATCGGGAAGTTCTGTCCCGCGTCTGAAT CTGTTTACAGGTGCGACAGTAAATGTATGAAGGCTCCCCAAGACGGCGTCCTGAGGCCCAACGTGACACAATTCCAGCGTTTCCTCCCCGACTTCCTGGGTAACAGACCTGACCTGCAGTGTCCTAAAGG AGGCCTGGGAGCGTACGACACGGCCGTGGTCAGGGACGAGAGTGGAGAGATTATAG CCTCTCGGTTTATGGCGTATCACACACCTCTGAAAAACTCTCAGGAGTTCACCGCTGCTCTGCTCAAGTCCAGAGAACTGGCTTACAACATCACGCTGAGCATGAGGAACGTCTCGGGAACCTCGCCTGACTTTGAAGTCTTTCCATACAC GGTGactaatgtgttttatgagcagTACCTGACCATCGTGCCTGAAGGACTCTTCAACATCTCCCTGTGTTTGCTGCCCACCTTCGTCGTGTGCTGTCTCCTGCTGGGTCTGGACCTGCGCTCCGGTCTGCTCAACCTGCTCACCATCGTCATGATCATCGTGGACACGGTGGGCGTGATGACGCTGTGGAACATCGACTACAACGCCGTGGCTCTCATCAACCTGGTCACG GCCGTGGGCATCTCCGTGGAGTTTGTGTCTCACATGACGAGGTCGTTTGCTCTCAGTATCAAAGGCACACACGTGGAGAGAGCCAAGGAGGCCACAGCTAACATGGGCACCGCT GTATTTGCTGGCGTTGCTATGACAAACCTCCCCGGCATTCTCGTGCTGGCGTTGGCCAAAGCTCAGCTCATCCAGATCTTCTTCTTCCGGCTAAACTTGGTCATCACACTTCTTGGGATGGCTCACGGACTCATCTTCCTCCCCGTGCTGCTCAGCTACTTCG GTCCCGGTGTGAACAAGGCCGTGCTGCTGCAGATCCAGCAGGACAAAGCCAAGGCCAGTCAGGAGCTGGAGACGAGGAGCAACATGAGACAAGTTTACGACAACATCAGCTTTGACGACAGCGAGACGAAGCAGGAGCCGAGCTCCAAACAGGCGGTGAAGGACACCAGCGCACCCTCAACAGTCACGAAGAAAGACGAGCTAGTGGATCGCTTCtga